AGTATATTGTATAATTGTATATATTTACTGAATTAAATGTAATTAAAATGTGTTTTTATTGAATTTTTAATATGTCTTGAAAGTAAATTATTAACCATTTAATTGTATTGACTTTCTTAAAATCGTAAAAACTTAAAGTTTTAATTTAAAATTTTATATAAACATGAAAAAAAGCTTATTATTTCTTCATAGTGTGATTTTTATTTTTTTGTTACTCTGCTCCTGTAAAGGGAATGAGAGCGATGAAGGAAATTCAGCGGTGACGTATATTTCTGTCTCCTCTGAAGGCGGAAATGAAAAATTACTGGGAAAGACATTTACTTTTAAAGTAAAAGACAACCTTAGCAGTGATGTAACATCACAAAGTAAAATATATGTCAATAACCAGCTTATAAATGGAAATACCTATACTCCCCTTGAAAAAGGAACCTACAATGTAAAAGCAACTTATAAAGATCTGCCTGTAAATCCTATTTCAGTAAATTCTGTAGTAAATGAAGGGGTTGCCTTTAAGCATAGGATTTTATATGAAGATTTTACGGGGACCTGGTGCGGATACTGCACAATAGCATTGGCAAGACATGATAATTTGTCTTTGCAGACAGGAGATTATGTTTTTATGGGGATTCATGGCCCGGAAGGAACTACTGATCCCTGGGCTAATGCAACGAGTACAGAGATGGAGGTGCTGAAAAATATCACAGAATGGCCAGGTATGTTTATCAATAGGAATATTGTTTGGGTATATGATTCCAATTATACAGATATGTCACTTCCGCTCAGTCAGATTAAGGCTTACAGTAGAATAGGGATTAAGATGAATTCTACGATTTCCGGAAACAAAGTAAATATAGAGGCCAGGGTCTTCTTTACGGAAAATCTTGACAATCTTAAGATTGCAGCCTTTATTGTGGAAGATGAATTGGTACATAATCAAAAAAACTATATCGGAACGCTTTATGGTGGTGGCAGTGCAATTTATAATTACACCCACCATAATGTTTTACGAAACAAACTGGGATCTGTAACCGGAGATCCTATTCCTGATTCACAAACGGTAATCTCGAACGAATATATAAGATCATTCCAATATAACATCTTATCCGGATTCAATCCTGAACATTTGAAAGTAATTATTATGATACTGGATGAAAATGGAAGTGTATTGAATGTTAGAGAAGAAAAAATAGGAACAAATAACAGTTACGAATTTTTATAAAATATTTTAACACTTTAAAAATCAAAATTACATGAAAAAGATTTTATTTATTATTGGTATTTTTCTATTTGGATTATACCAATCACAGACTTACTACAGTCAGAACTTTAACACCCCGGGACTCAACGGGTGGGTAAGTACAGACATTGATGGAGATACTTATCAATGGAGTAATATGAACGTTTCATCTATAAATCCGGATTTTGGGACAGGATCACTGGTTTCTTTCTCTTATATAAGTGTTATCAATGCAGGAGTAACGCCTGATAATCTTGTCACTTCACCGTTAATCAACCTGGGCACGGTTAGTGCATCTAACGTTTTCCTGAAGTATGATCTGGCAACACATATAGATTATCCTGAGGAGAAGTACTCAGTATATGTTACGACTTCTAATAACTCAGGAGTGATAACAGCTAGTAGCCCTGTTTTTACAGAAACAGTTGCAGCAGGCGGTTTCCAAAAAAGATCAATCGATCTTACATCTTTTATCGGACAGCAGGTTTATGTTTCATTCAGACATTATGATTGTAATGATCAATTTTATTTAGTTGTAGACAATGTTGAGGTGAAAACTATTGCAGATAAAGATATTGCTCTGAAAAAAGTGTCTTTAGATCGGTATGGGGTGACTAATTCAAATTATACTATTAAAGCAACAGTGACGAATAATGGTACAGAAACTATTAATAACATCACTGTTAACTGGAATGACGGGACAGCAGATCATATTTCCACAATAGCATTAGCCGTTCCTTTGGCTTCAGGGGAGGAAACAATTGTCAATCATCCTGTTTCTGTAAATTATTCATCAGTTGTAGATAAAAATATTGATGTTACTGTTACGCAGGTTAATGGTGCAGCAGATGCTACTCCTGCGGATAACAGCCTTACCACAACCTTCAACACCGTAAGTCAGAATTCTACTAAAAAAGTTCTGATAGAAGAAGGGACCGGTACATGGTGCGGATGGTGCCCAAGGGGTACGGTTGCAATGAATTATATGGACATCAATTTTCCTGATAATTTTATAGGAATTGCAGTACATAACAATGATCCTATGGAGGTCGCTGCATATAATACAGGGGCAGCATTTTCCGGATTTCCGGGAATGAATGTAGATAGAGTCTTTTTAGGTGAATCAGTAAGTACTACTGACATGACCTCTTATGTTAACGAGAGAAAAAATATTGTAGTTCCGGCTCAGCTGGATGGCTCGGCCTCTTTATCAGGAGATCAGCTTACTTTTAATGCATCGGCTACATTCAGAACTAATTTTACTAATGCCAACTTCAGATTTGCTGTAGTTTTAATAGAAGATGGAGTAAAAGGTACAATTGCAGGTTATAAACAAACCAATTATTATGCAAACAATGCATATGGACCCATGGGAGGTTTTGAAGGCTTACCTAATCCGGTTCCTGCAGCACAAATGGAATACAATCATGTAGGAAGAATGCTGTTAGGAGGTTATACAGGGCAGGCAGGATCAATTCCGACTACTCTTACAGATGGACAGAATGTAATCTATACTTTTAATGCAACTATCCCTCCAACATACAATATGGGCAAAATAAAAGCAGTAGTACTTCTACTGGATGCCGGTACAGGTGAAGTTGTGAATGCACGTTCTTTTATATTGAGTAGTTTAGGTACGAATGATGCAGAAACCAATGCAAACTATCTTACAATATATCCTAATCCAGCTGCAGATTACATCAAAGTGCAGGCAAATCATAACGTAGATCTAAGGTTTTATGACGCTTCAGGAAAGCTTGTTTTAGAGAAGTCTAATGTCATTCCGGACAGCCCCGTTTCTGTTCAGGCATTAAGCAAAGGGGTCTATATGGTTTCTATAATAGAAAAGAAATCAAAGTCTAAAACCCAAAAATTAATTATAAAATAACAAACTTAAACTCAAATCAGGAAAGCTCAAACTTTTGGTTTTCCT
This genomic window from Chryseobacterium sp. MEBOG06 contains:
- a CDS encoding Omp28-related outer membrane protein, which gives rise to MKKSLLFLHSVIFIFLLLCSCKGNESDEGNSAVTYISVSSEGGNEKLLGKTFTFKVKDNLSSDVTSQSKIYVNNQLINGNTYTPLEKGTYNVKATYKDLPVNPISVNSVVNEGVAFKHRILYEDFTGTWCGYCTIALARHDNLSLQTGDYVFMGIHGPEGTTDPWANATSTEMEVLKNITEWPGMFINRNIVWVYDSNYTDMSLPLSQIKAYSRIGIKMNSTISGNKVNIEARVFFTENLDNLKIAAFIVEDELVHNQKNYIGTLYGGGSAIYNYTHHNVLRNKLGSVTGDPIPDSQTVISNEYIRSFQYNILSGFNPEHLKVIIMILDENGSVLNVREEKIGTNNSYEFL
- a CDS encoding T9SS-dependent choice-of-anchor J family protein — encoded protein: MKKILFIIGIFLFGLYQSQTYYSQNFNTPGLNGWVSTDIDGDTYQWSNMNVSSINPDFGTGSLVSFSYISVINAGVTPDNLVTSPLINLGTVSASNVFLKYDLATHIDYPEEKYSVYVTTSNNSGVITASSPVFTETVAAGGFQKRSIDLTSFIGQQVYVSFRHYDCNDQFYLVVDNVEVKTIADKDIALKKVSLDRYGVTNSNYTIKATVTNNGTETINNITVNWNDGTADHISTIALAVPLASGEETIVNHPVSVNYSSVVDKNIDVTVTQVNGAADATPADNSLTTTFNTVSQNSTKKVLIEEGTGTWCGWCPRGTVAMNYMDINFPDNFIGIAVHNNDPMEVAAYNTGAAFSGFPGMNVDRVFLGESVSTTDMTSYVNERKNIVVPAQLDGSASLSGDQLTFNASATFRTNFTNANFRFAVVLIEDGVKGTIAGYKQTNYYANNAYGPMGGFEGLPNPVPAAQMEYNHVGRMLLGGYTGQAGSIPTTLTDGQNVIYTFNATIPPTYNMGKIKAVVLLLDAGTGEVVNARSFILSSLGTNDAETNANYLTIYPNPAADYIKVQANHNVDLRFYDASGKLVLEKSNVIPDSPVSVQALSKGVYMVSIIEKKSKSKTQKLIIK